The bacterium nucleotide sequence TCGGGTCGCAGGCGTCGCCCACGCCGTCCTCGTTCGAGTCGGGCTGGAGCGGGTCGGAGATGAACGGGCAGTCGTCGTCCGCGTCCGCGATGCCGTCGCCGTCCATGTCGCCGTCGCAGACGTCGCCCCGGCCGTTGCCGTCGGCGTCCGACTGGTCCGCGTTCTTCACGATCGGGCAGTTGTCGCCGGTGCCGTTCGGACCCGCGTTGCAGATCTCTCCGGCATCATCCGAGACCGTGGCCGGGCCGTCGCAAATGCCGTCGTCATCCACGTCGGGATTCAGGGGGCCTTCGCCGTTCTGGTACGTCGGTCCGTTGACCTCGTCGCTGTCCGAGAGGCCGTCGCCGTCCGTGTCCGGTTTTGTCGGATCGGTGTGGAAGACGCTCTCTTCAAGGTCATCCGGCAGGCCGTCACCATCGCCATCCAGGCTCGTGCCGATCTCACAAGCGTCGCCGACGTTGTTGTGGTTGTCGTCCTTCTGATCCGGGTTCGGCGTGGCCGGGCAGTTGTCTCCCTGGCCCGCCGCGTTGGGCGTACAGGGATTGCCGGTCACGGGGTCCGTGCCCGATTCGGCGCCGTTGCAGATGCCGTCGTCGTCGAAGTCCGGATCCACGATGGTCGTGGCTCCGCCGCAATTTTGCTTGGCCGCGTCGAGCGGGAAACAGTCCACGCCGTCCTTGGCGCCGTCGTCGTCGCTGTCGTCATCATTCGGGTTCGTCCCGATTTCGGTCTCCAGAGTGGTCGTCAGCCCGTCGCCATCGGGATCGGTCTCGCCCGGACTGACCGGCTCCGGAGCGCACTGGCCCAGGCTGTTCTTGACCACGCCGTTCAAGAGCGGGCACGGATCGTTGACGGAGCTGCAGCCTCCCACCATGTTCGGACCGTCGCAGGCGCCGTCGTTGTCGGCGTCCGGATCGTACGGATCGGGATCCGAGCCGTTCTTCAGGCCGTCGCCGTCGATGTCCTCGTCGCAACGGTTCCCGCGTCCGTCGTTGTCCATGTCCTCGGTTTCGCTGCAGGCGGCGGCGTCGCCGACGCCCACGCCGCTGCAGACGTTGTCGGAGGCATTCGAGAAGCAGGCCGCGAGATCTGTGCTGTCGCAGACGTTGCCCGTCGAATCCTTGTCGCACTTGTCGGTCGCGTCGGGGATGCCGTCGCCGTCGCTGTCGTCCGGGTTCGAGCAGGCCGGATTCGTGGAGCAATCGGAATCGTCGCAGTCGACCTTTCCGTCGCCGTCGTTATCGACATGGTCGTCGCAGTCTTCCGTCCCCGAGCAATGGGCGGTGTCGTCCGCGCAGTCGGTGTCCTCGCAATCGATTTTGCCGTCATTGTCGTTGTCGACGCCGTCGCTACAGTTTTCTTCCGTCTGCGGACAGGCGCCCGGGTTCGAGGAGCAATCGGTGTCCTCGCAGTCGGTCTTGCCATCGCCGTCATTGTCGACGCCGTCGCTGCAGTCGGTCTCCGAAGGCGTCCCCGTGCAGTTCGGATCACTCGCCGAACAGATCGTCACGTCGTGGATCCAGGCGTAGTTGCTCTCCATGTTCTCGGGTTCGATGTTCTGTCCACCCTCGGTGCAGATGGCCTTGGCCGTATTATCGACGATGAGTTTGAACTTGATGAAGTCGATCTTCGCCCCGTTGGAGACCTTGATGGGGCAGTCGCCCTTGCCCGAGGCATCGAGGACGACGGCCGTGTCGCTTAAGGAAGGGCAGCCGGCTTCCGCGTTCGGGCCCGTCGAAACGCACTTGCGGAAGGCAAGACCGTAGGTCGCACCGTCCGGAGGCGTGTTGTAAACGAGGAAACCGCTTGGGACCGGGATCGTCTGCTCGGCATAGAATCGGACGGCCTTCTTGCATTGACGCTTGGAGTCGTCGGTGTCGTCGTTCGTATTGCCGCTGTTATAGAGGTCGACCGCCAGCTTCAGGGCCGAAGAGCTCCCGTTGCTGATGTCGCAGTAAATCTCGCCCCACGCCGCGTCGGCCCGGGAGGCTCCCGCCCCCAAAACAAGCGCGAACGCCGCAACCGAGAGCACTTTTTTCATTACCGATTTCATAAAACGGCCCCCTCTTCCTTTCTTCAGGTCAATGGGTTTATCGACCCCCGGGTCAAAAAGTTGCGAAAAAACAAGGGGCGGTTCCTTGCGGAAACCGCCCCTTGACACTGCTGCAAAACCGCTACTTTACGAAGAGTTACGCTTGGTTAACGGCCCGCTTTTTCCTCAGGATTCGGAACAGGATCAACGGAAGGCCCATCGCCATCAAGGGCAAGGCGTCCTTCGTCTGAGAAGCCCCGCCATCCATTCGGCAGCCGCAACCGCCGCCGCCTCCCTGGAGGAAGGAGAAGTTCGGGTCGCAGGCGTCGCCGATGCCGTTGGAATCGCTGTCGTTCTGGTCCTTGTTGACGAGGAAGGGACAGTTGTCGGTGTCATCGCCGATGCCGTCGCCGTCCATGTCGCCCTCGCAGACGTCCCCGACGCCATTGCCGTCCGTGTCGAGTTGGATGTC carries:
- a CDS encoding thrombospondin type 3 repeat-containing protein, with the translated sequence MKSVMKKVLSVAAFALVLGAGASRADAAWGEIYCDISNGSSSALKLAVDLYNSGNTNDDTDDSKRQCKKAVRFYAEQTIPVPSGFLVYNTPPDGATYGLAFRKCVSTGPNAEAGCPSLSDTAVVLDASGKGDCPIKVSNGAKIDFIKFKLIVDNTAKAICTEGGQNIEPENMESNYAWIHDVTICSASDPNCTGTPSETDCSDGVDNDGDGKTDCEDTDCSSNPGACPQTEENCSDGVDNDNDGKIDCEDTDCADDTAHCSGTEDCDDHVDNDGDGKVDCDDSDCSTNPACSNPDDSDGDGIPDATDKCDKDSTGNVCDSTDLAACFSNASDNVCSGVGVGDAAACSETEDMDNDGRGNRCDEDIDGDGLKNGSDPDPYDPDADNDGACDGPNMVGGCSSVNDPCPLLNGVVKNSLGQCAPEPVSPGETDPDGDGLTTTLETEIGTNPNDDDSDDDGAKDGVDCFPLDAAKQNCGGATTIVDPDFDDDGICNGAESGTDPVTGNPCTPNAAGQGDNCPATPNPDQKDDNHNNVGDACEIGTSLDGDGDGLPDDLEESVFHTDPTKPDTDGDGLSDSDEVNGPTYQNGEGPLNPDVDDDGICDGPATVSDDAGEICNAGPNGTGDNCPIVKNADQSDADGNGRGDVCDGDMDGDGIADADDDCPFISDPLQPDSNEDGVGDACDPNLAVSGIDGGCGCRMDGKSGGRAQDLIPFAALMIPLALLRI